A part of Anabas testudineus chromosome 9, fAnaTes1.2, whole genome shotgun sequence genomic DNA contains:
- the mrnip gene encoding MRN complex-interacting protein isoform X2 → MVQEFHVVRCFKCQSFQVQQVKKATRWSCKLCGEKQSLLKEFGRGSGADCRRHVQKLNAMRGAVMDEQEHHTWSLWEQVDEAEEDRDDQLHQNQVSRWSKFLDAPKEANPEEDLDGNNMIDRKRKRSCTPEQLKCSSMSPVRLPGTSRATSPNQTNSPSKKSNNLPCLKTGPVFRWACFLSSDCLVHEGEVPPVGGVIDHSSHIIKTSQPLLPVSSMFESGRDFSFDEFLSEPTQKEKLNTEPGCFNVKCSGQFEGQRL, encoded by the exons GTGAAGAAGGCGACCAGATGGAGCTGTAAACTGTGTGGAGAGAAACAGTCGCTGCTGAAG GAGTTTGGACGGGGCTCTGGGGCCGACTGTAGGCGTCATGTTCAGAAACTGAACGCTATGAGAGGAGCTGTGATGGACGAGCAGGAGCACCACACCTGGTCTCTATG GGAGCAGGTGGATGAGGCTGAGGAGGATAGAGATGACCAGTTGCACCAGAACCAGGTGAGCCGCTGGAGCAAATTCCTTGACGCACCTAAGGAGGCAAATCCAGAGGAGGATCTTGATGGCAATAACATGATAGACAG gaagaggaagaggagctgcaCACCTGAGCAG TTAAAATGCTCCAGCATGAGTCCTGTTAGACTCCCAGGCACATCCCGAGCCACCAGTCCGAACCAGACTAATTCTCCCAGTAAGAAAAGCAATAATCTTCCCTGTCTAAAAACTGGTCCAGTCTTCAGGTGGGCATGTTTCCTCAGTTCTGACTGTCTGGTACATGAGGGCGAGGTGCCTCCTGTTGGTGGCGTCATTGATCATTCAAGTCATATCATAAAGACGTCCCAACCcctacttcctgtttcctccatGTTTGAAAGTGGACGCGATTTCAGTTTTGATGAGTTTCTGTCAGAACCgacacagaaggaaaaactgaacactgaacctggttgttttaatgtaaaatgttctgGACAGTTTGAAGGCCAGAGACTTTAA